A region of the Penicillium psychrofluorescens genome assembly, chromosome: 6 genome:
GCTTGAAGGTGTTACCCTTGCTCAGGTGGTACAGCTCGTGGTAGAGGTGCTTGTCGATCTTGCCGGCGGCACGGTAGCGGACgaggagacggcggagaaCACGCATGCGGCGCATCCAGAGGATTTGGCTGAAGTAGCAGTATGAGCATCGATTgtttttttgctttttcaTAAGGGGACTCGATTGGCCGAGACAATAGGGGCCATCGGGGAAAGAGGTGCATACCTGGGCATACGGGCGTCCTTGGTACCCTTGCGCTTACCCAGACCGCGGTGACGACCGATCCGGCGGGCCTCGTTGAGCTCGCGGGCACGAGCGCGCGAGTGCATGGTGACGGGcttgcggatgatgaggccATCGCTGACGAGCTTGCGGATGGTCTGGCGGGagttggcgttggagatcTCGGTGGTCTCACTGGGGTCCAGCCAGATCTTGCGCTTGCCGCAGCCGGCCACGGAGGCGGCGAGGCGCTTCTGGGTGCGAAGGTTGACCCTGttggaaaggaaaaagacTCGGTCAGCACAATATTCCCACA
Encoded here:
- a CDS encoding uncharacterized protein (ID:PFLUO_009142-T1.cds;~source:funannotate), with protein sequence MCYECFSQRKATRTPPVEDLVNLRTQKRLAASVAGCGKRKIWLDPSETTEISNANSRQTIRKLVSDGLIIRKPVTMHSRARARELNEARRIGRHRGLGKRKGTKDARMPSQILWMRRMRVLRRLLVRYRAAGKIDKHLYHELYHLSKGNTFKHKRALVEHIQKAKAERQRERVLKEEMDAKRAKNKALRERRAERVEAKRNALIAEE